GTCGTGGTGAGATTCTGGCAATTAAGGAACTCCAGAGCGGACCGTCGCATCAGAAAGCGTAGGCTGAGTCGGTCCGCAAGAGGAGTGTCGGGATCGACACATTCAGTAGGGTGTGCGACATGCAGGTTGCGGTGTTCGTCGTGGACGGGGTCGCCGACTTCGGGTTTGCGGCCCTACGTGAAACGTTCGGCATGGCAAACGCTCTGCGTGTTGAGCTGGCACATGCACCTGCACCGTGGGATGTCCAGATCGTGTCGCTCGGCGAGAGTGTGCGTTCCAGTGACGGGTACGTCGTGCCCACCACACCGCTCGCGAGTATGCCCGAAATGCCCAGCACGATGATCGTGCCGGCGGTGAACGTCCTGGGCGCAGAGCCGCTGATCGACATGGTTTCCTCGTCGGCGAACCGGCAAGCGCTGGACTGGATCACACGTGTACGCTGCGCCGGTGGCTATGTCGCCGCGGCCTGCACGGGGACGTTCTATCTCGCCGAAGCCGGCGTGCTGGATGGCACGGCGGCGACGACGAGCTGGTGGCTCGGTCCGAGCTTCCGTCGCAGATATCCGCGGGTCGATCTCGACGAGAGCCGAACGCTGTGCCGCGGGGATCGGGTCATCACGGCGGGAGCATCGCTGGCGCATGTGGATCTGGCGTTGTCTCTCGTGCATTCCGTGAGTCCCGCGCTGGCGGAACTGGTTGTCCGGTATCTGGCGGTCGGAAACCGGAAGAATCAGGCTGACTTCGCCATTCCGGCGGTGGTCGCGAAGGGGGATTCCCTGACCGCCGCGTTCGAGCGGTGGGCCCGTGAGCGCGTAGCCGAGCAATTCCAGATCTCCCGTGCCGCATGCGAATTGGGTGTGACCGAACGGAGTTTGCAACGCGCGGTCCGGGCCGAACTCGGCATGACTCCTAGGGATTTCGTGAACGACATCCGCCTGGAGTTGGCCGCGCGGTTGCTGCGGACGACCTCGCTGACGGTGGACGCGGTGGCGAATAAGGTCGGCTACGCCGACGCGAACGCTCTGCGTAGTCTGGTACGGAGGCGTCGAGGGATGTCCATCGCCGAGTTTCGAGCTTCGCGGTTTGCGTGGTGACGTAGACGGGTCCGAGCGCATCTGGCGATACGAATCATTGCTGTCGGATATTGTCAGGCCGCCTGTTTTATACCCCTTGGAGCTGGTGCGGCCTTTTTCTCGAAGCTATGAAACGGCTTCGTGAGACGGGAGCCGGCATTTTGTCGCGGTCGTGTCGGTGAGGGCGGTATAGGTGAGCGCTCCAGTGTCGGTGAATCCGCCGGAGGCCGGGTCGTCGATGCTTGTCGAGGTTTCGGTGTTGTCCGATGGATCGGGAATCGTCGGGTGATTCGACACTATCTCCGAGCTCGCGTAGTTCTTCGAGTGCCTGTTCGGCATCGTCTTCCACGGTCTCGAGAGTCTTGTCCAGCAGGTTCTACTCGGTGCCGGCCGAAAACTTTTCACCGTCGGCCGCCGTCTCGGCTTTGTCGAGGGTTGCCTGGAGTGCGTCTACTGCATCCAGAATCGCCTGATGGTGAGCGGCACCGACTTCATCGGCACCGAAAGCGGCGGTGTCGATACTCGCTTCGAGATCCCGCAGAAAATGCTTGATTCCGTAGGTATCATGCGAGGCGTTGTCGGCTCGTTCCTGGGCCGCGCGCCGCTCTACCCAATCCCAATTGTCTTGGTACCAGTCGGTCAGCGATTCGCGGATATGGTCCCCGATGGATTCGACGTCTTCCCCCTCGGGGGTGGGGAGGTCCGGATCGGTCCGGCCGGCGCGAACAATGTCGGTCTCGGTGGTTGGGTAGGGACCCGGTCCTGCGGTATCGCAGGATATCTCGAGGCCGCTGTTCCTGCGGGCGTGGCCGGGCCGTCGCCTGGCCCTGCTGACGAAATCGCTTTCGCTGATCATGGGCACTTTCAGATAGTGGTGATCGCCACGAGCCGGTCGGACGGCTGTCATGGGACAGTCAGCGGGTGATCCGATCATGCCGTCGGGTATGACATTCGGCTCTCACCGTCTTCTGGTTTGATTGCCTCACGCTATCGATCGGCTTGTGGCTCATATGTGATCGCTCGGCGGTCGCTGAACATGCGGAAAGCATGGCAGGAGGTTTCTACCGACCGCAATTAGCGGCCGCATATTTGACTATGCTTTGAGGTTGCGGGGGTATCGCGGACGAGTCGTATTTCCTGCGGCCGCATGCGGCCACGTCAGTCGAAATACGACTATGGCGACAAGCCTTTCCCCGATAGCATCCAGGCGCGCTCGGCATGGGTATTGTTCACCCGTGCCAGGCGCGGTAGACATCGACCGATGCGGGGTGTATCGGGATAGCGTCGGTTCCGACCAGCCACCGTCGATTCAGGAACTGAAATCCCACGGTGCGCGTCGGTGCCAGTCCGTCGGCGCGCTGCAACAGCAGTTCAGTGATCGCGCTCACTGCGGAATGCGCTAGATCGGGTTTGGCGAGAAGCAGGTTGGGGACGCCGACTGTGCTTACGGCGGGACTGCCCGGATAGGAATCCGCGGGGATCGTCACCCGGTGGTAGTCGAATTCGAACCGTTCTCGCATAACCGTGACCAATCCGCCGAGGTCGATCAACCGCAGACGCCGCGGGATGTCGGGACCCGGCGTCGGCACACCGGCGCCCCACATGATCGCGTCCACTTCACCGGCATACAGCGCCGACACCGCGTCGGACAGCTGTCGATGGCTGACCTGCAGGTCCGCCGTGGGGTCCAGGCCCGCCGCCCGCACCACCCGTTCGGCGCTGATCTCCGCACCCGACCCGAGCGCCCCGAGGTCCACTCGTGCGCCGCGCAGGTCTTCGACCCGGTGAATCGGGCTCTCGGCGGGCACAGCCAAGTGGAGATAGCATTCGTGCAGTCGTCCGATGGCCAGTGCGCGTGTGCGCGACTCGCGCGCCGAATCCGACAGTGCGAGAGCGGCATCGATCTCGCCGCGGCCAAGCAGATCGAGGTTCGTGCACGATCCCGCCGTGATGACCGGATCTATCCGCACGGTGCCCGCTTCGGCGGCCGCATCGGCGAGGAGGCGGGCGAACGTGTGGGACAGCCCGCCGACCCGCCCAGAGCCGAGCCGTACCGTGACCGCGTCATCGCCGATGGAACAAGCAGACACGGTCGACAGCGCGGCGAGCGCAAGGAATCCGCGGCGGCCGATCACTGTCCGACCACGGTGCCGGGAGTGATCGCACTGTGCGTCGCGAACGCTGTCACGCCTCGTCGCTCCGTCGACCATCTCGGCTCTGCCGGACGTCGCCGTGGGCGTAACCCTCCAATGATCGACATCAACTCAACTACTCCGTCATAGCTATCAAGTGGACCTATGCCCAGCTCGACGCCGGATCGGGGCGCAGGCTCTGGTTTATGGAGCCGGGGCTCTCGGCGCCGGGCCGCGGTGGGCAACCCGAAAACATTACACGCCAGCGGCCTTAACGAAGTCTTAAGAATATATTGGGAAACGATCCAGGGCGGAATACCCTCACCCGACACAGCCCTTGGAGTCACCCTCTTCCGAGGGGTGGATATCAAGCAGGAGTAAATCCAGCACGCTGAAGATGGCATCACATGGCTTTACCGGTTACTTTTGCTTGCGCCGGGTAGTGCAAGGGGGCGGATGACAGTGAACGACCGCCATAGCCGAAAATTGCAATATCTGACGTCCTGGATGCCCAACCGGAAGGAATCTGCCATTGAAGCCGATTTTTACGTTCCCTTGAGTCTGTCTTTGCTTGGGGGTGGGGACGTCTGGTGGAGTTCGTGAAACGATAATCGTGAACATCGATTGTGCCACGTACCGCACCTCTTCTTATTCGAAGATTCGGGGAGTATGGGCTCGTCGGTGGAAGTCTAGAATGGCGGATGGGGATAACCGCAATGTCCGAGGTGTGTAAGAAGTGAACAATCTAACGGACTGCGAAGGTCGAGACGGCGCAGCAGAATTCGACGAAACTCCCGATATTGTGTTCCGCCTCCTTGGTGGAAGGTCAGGTGGAGGAAGCCGACGTCACGACTGCCATCGAGCAGGAGTCGGGCGGTGGCGAGGTTGCCGATGCCGCGGCGGAATCCGGCCCGGTGTCCGGTGTCGATGAGGCGGTGGACGACCTTTTCCGGCGCGTTGTCGAAGAATTGAGCCTGCGGTGTCGACGCGCTGCCCGGAATGCCCGGGATGCCGCCAGGTGACCGGGCTCCACCGCGGAGTCGACCCCGTCGGGGAAGCCGGCGTGGATGTGGCTGAAATGGCCACATACCGTCTTACTCGGGCCGCGAGTGAACTCGGTGTGACCACTACCTCGGACGCAAAGAATTGACCAGGAGATCCCACAGCTGGCGAAGGTATCAAAGTCATGAACTGGACTACTGAAGACCGAGATGGTCAGAGGGTCGGTGTTCCGCGCGGTCGGCTCGGCGATGGATCCGGCTCAGGGGTCGAAAGTATCTCGATGTCGAGCACCGGTGGAATTCGTTGCCTCCAGACAGAATCGATCAATAGGCGAATAATCGGCACGGCATTCGAGTTATGGGATCCGGCGCGGTGGCGACCGCGGGTTTTGGTGCAGCGGCTTCGGTGTTGGGTCGACGCTACTCGCCGACGGCGGAGGATTGTGTGGTTGCTGGGGATCACTTGTGCGCTGTCCGTCTTCCCGGGCGTTGTCGGCGCGGTGGCTGTAGCGCAGACGCACAGCGGTATGGCGGCTGGTCGGTCGAGCATCGGCATGCTCAGCTGGATGAATATCCGGGACTCGTCCGGGGTTCGGTTGACCGATTATGTGTTCGCGACCGGTCACGGGAGCGTGTTGAATCCGTTGGAGACGATCGTTTCGTTGATCCTGGGTTTGGAGTTCATCGGCTATATGGTCATCGTGACCTCTGCGGTGTGGTTGATCGGTTTCGCGATCAGCTTTCAGTGGCTGGATTCGTTCGGTCGAGCGTTGACCGGTGTCGCGGACAACCTGACCGGGCAGATCGCGACACCCATGGTGCTGATCGTCGCGGCGGGGATCGGTGCGTTCTTCGTCGCCTGGTTCGTGGTGCGTGGGTTTGTCGCCAAGGCCACGATGCAGGTGGTGACGATGCTGGGGGTTGCCGTGCTCGGGCCGATCGTGCTGGCGGAGCCGTTGGCTGATGTCTTGTCCTCGCACGGTCTGCTCGCGCAGGGCCGCAACCTGGGTATCGCGGTGGCGGCGGGGCTCAACGGTCACGCGAGCCCGAATCCGAACCAATTGGTCGCCACCATGCAGGGGGATCTGGCCGACAACTTCGCACGCCGCCCGGTGCAGGTGTGGAACTTCGGTCACGTCGTCGATCAGTCCCCGCGGTGCGCTGCGGCGTGGTCGGCGGGCGTGCAGTCGGGTGACGATGCCCGGGTCTTGAACGGCATGCGGACCTGTGGCGACTCGGCGGCGTATGCCATGGCGGATAATCCGAGTTTAGGGCAGGTCGGCTCCGGACTGGTGCTGTTGCTGTGTGGGACGATCCTGCTGGTGTTCGGGGTGTATCTCGGAAACAAGATCATGTGGGCTGCGCTGGACTCGATCTATCACGCGTTCATGG
The DNA window shown above is from Nocardia sp. NBC_01730 and carries:
- a CDS encoding GlxA family transcriptional regulator, which encodes MQVAVFVVDGVADFGFAALRETFGMANALRVELAHAPAPWDVQIVSLGESVRSSDGYVVPTTPLASMPEMPSTMIVPAVNVLGAEPLIDMVSSSANRQALDWITRVRCAGGYVAAACTGTFYLAEAGVLDGTAATTSWWLGPSFRRRYPRVDLDESRTLCRGDRVITAGASLAHVDLALSLVHSVSPALAELVVRYLAVGNRKNQADFAIPAVVAKGDSLTAAFERWARERVAEQFQISRAACELGVTERSLQRAVRAELGMTPRDFVNDIRLELAARLLRTTSLTVDAVANKVGYADANALRSLVRRRRGMSIAEFRASRFAW
- a CDS encoding TAXI family TRAP transporter solute-binding subunit, giving the protein MIGRRGFLALAALSTVSACSIGDDAVTVRLGSGRVGGLSHTFARLLADAAAEAGTVRIDPVITAGSCTNLDLLGRGEIDAALALSDSARESRTRALAIGRLHECYLHLAVPAESPIHRVEDLRGARVDLGALGSGAEISAERVVRAAGLDPTADLQVSHRQLSDAVSALYAGEVDAIMWGAGVPTPGPDIPRRLRLIDLGGLVTVMRERFEFDYHRVTIPADSYPGSPAVSTVGVPNLLLAKPDLAHSAVSAITELLLQRADGLAPTRTVGFQFLNRRWLVGTDAIPIHPASVDVYRAWHG